From a region of the Streptomyces tirandamycinicus genome:
- the melC2 gene encoding tyrosinase MelC2, with protein sequence MTVRKNQAQLTADEKRRFVNALLALKRNGQYDTFVTTHNAFIMSDTDNGDRVGHRSPSFLPWHRRFLIQFEQALQSVDPSVALPYWDWTADRTTASSLWAADFLGGTGRARDGQVMDGPFAASSGGWTVNVRVDGRNFLRRSLGAGGRQLPTRAEVDSVLAMSTYDAHPWNSASDGFRNHLEGWRGVNLHNRVHVWVGGQMATGVSPNDPVFWLHHAFIDKLWADWQRRHPNSPYLPAAGTPNVVDLRDTMRPWNDVTPADMLDHRPHYTFDTAA encoded by the coding sequence ATGACCGTACGCAAGAACCAGGCCCAGCTCACCGCCGACGAGAAGCGGCGGTTCGTCAACGCCCTGCTCGCCCTCAAGCGGAACGGGCAGTACGACACCTTCGTCACCACCCACAACGCCTTCATCATGAGCGACACCGACAACGGAGACCGCGTCGGTCACCGCTCGCCGTCGTTCCTGCCGTGGCACCGGCGATTCCTCATCCAGTTCGAGCAGGCCCTGCAGTCCGTGGACCCGTCGGTGGCGCTGCCCTACTGGGACTGGACGGCCGACCGCACCACCGCCTCCTCGCTGTGGGCCGCCGACTTCCTCGGCGGCACCGGCCGCGCACGCGACGGACAGGTCATGGACGGCCCCTTCGCGGCGTCGTCCGGCGGCTGGACCGTCAACGTCCGCGTCGACGGCCGCAACTTCCTCCGCCGCTCGCTGGGCGCCGGGGGCCGGCAGTTGCCGACGAGGGCCGAGGTCGACTCCGTACTGGCCATGTCCACCTACGACGCGCACCCGTGGAACAGCGCCTCGGACGGCTTCCGCAACCACCTGGAAGGCTGGCGCGGCGTCAATCTGCACAACCGCGTCCACGTCTGGGTCGGCGGCCAGATGGCGACCGGAGTCTCCCCGAACGACCCGGTGTTCTGGCTCCACCACGCCTTCATAGACAAGCTCTGGGCCGACTGGCAGCGGCGCCACCCGAACTCGCCCTACCTGCCCGCCGCGGGCACGCCGAACGTCGTGGACCTCCGCGACACCATGCGCCCGTGGAACGACGTGACCCCGGCGGACATGCTCGACCACCGCCCGCACTACACCTTCGACACGGCGGCCTGA
- a CDS encoding SDR family oxidoreductase: MRFTVLGASGLIGSQSVERLAEAGHDVVPATRSTGVDVVSGTGLRGAFSGADVVIDVTNSPTFDASSVDFFQSSANAVAAAAEEAGVRHLVILSIVGVDRVPQLDYYRAKTAQEEIVASGRTPYSIVRATQFYEFVEAIMSWTTDGDVVRLPRTPLQPIAASDVSAALVGTAAGTPLQGVRGIGGPEVFPLDELGRIALAARPDGRSVVTDDRAGPFALVAGDVLVAPEGSDLGPTYYGDWLERR, encoded by the coding sequence ATGAGGTTCACGGTCCTGGGGGCGAGCGGCCTGATCGGCTCGCAGTCCGTCGAGCGGCTGGCGGAGGCCGGGCACGACGTCGTCCCCGCCACCCGTTCCACGGGGGTCGACGTGGTCAGCGGCACGGGTCTGCGGGGTGCCTTCTCCGGCGCGGACGTGGTGATCGACGTGACGAACTCCCCCACGTTCGACGCCTCCTCCGTCGACTTCTTCCAGTCGTCGGCGAACGCCGTGGCGGCCGCGGCCGAGGAGGCCGGTGTGCGCCATCTGGTGATTCTCTCGATCGTCGGCGTGGACCGGGTGCCCCAGCTCGACTACTACCGGGCCAAGACCGCGCAGGAGGAGATCGTCGCGAGCGGGCGGACACCGTACTCGATCGTTCGGGCGACGCAGTTCTACGAGTTCGTCGAAGCGATCATGTCATGGACCACCGACGGCGACGTCGTCCGGCTGCCGCGCACCCCCCTGCAGCCGATCGCCGCGTCCGACGTGTCCGCGGCGCTGGTGGGCACCGCGGCCGGCACCCCGTTGCAGGGCGTCCGCGGCATCGGCGGACCCGAGGTGTTCCCGCTCGACGAGCTGGGCCGGATCGCCCTGGCCGCGCGTCCCGACGGACGCAGTGTGGTCACCGACGACCGGGCGGGGCCGTTCGCGCTGGTGGCGGGAGACGTACTGGTCGCGCCGGAGGGCTCCGACCTGGGCCCGACGTACTACGGGGACTGGCTGGAGCGCCGGTAG
- a CDS encoding dodecin yields MSHHTYRVTEIVGTSHEGVDQAIRNGIARAGQTLRGLDWFEVTQVRGNIENGEIEHFQVGLKVGFRIEDAEGTG; encoded by the coding sequence ATGTCCCACCACACCTACCGGGTCACCGAGATCGTCGGCACCTCGCACGAGGGAGTCGACCAGGCCATCCGGAACGGCATCGCGCGCGCCGGGCAGACCCTGCGCGGTCTCGACTGGTTCGAGGTCACGCAGGTGCGCGGCAACATCGAGAACGGCGAGATCGAGCACTTCCAGGTCGGCCTGAAGGTCGGATTCCGCATCGAGGACGCGGAGGGCACGGGCTGA
- a CDS encoding GNAT family N-acetyltransferase produces the protein MPASSAAVAAPLVAAEPRYVVSLARDQEDVRAAQRLRHQVFAGELGARLEGSEPGLDVDAFDAYCDHILVRHEETGEVVGTYRVLPPERARVAGRLYSETEFDLSRLAPIRDGLVEVGRSCVHPAHRNGAVIALVWAGLARYMTRTGHTWLSGCCSVPLADGGGLAAATWDAVKARHLAPEDYWVTPHKLWSADGIARPEGRTELPPLLRGYLRLGAWVCGAPAHDPDFGVADLYVLLSLRRTNPRYLRHFLSLAPVK, from the coding sequence ATGCCCGCATCGTCAGCCGCCGTCGCCGCGCCCCTCGTCGCAGCCGAGCCCCGCTACGTGGTGTCGCTCGCCCGTGACCAGGAGGACGTACGGGCCGCACAGCGGCTGCGCCACCAGGTGTTCGCCGGCGAGCTGGGCGCCCGCCTGGAAGGCTCCGAACCGGGGCTGGACGTCGACGCCTTCGACGCGTACTGCGACCACATCCTGGTGCGCCACGAGGAAACCGGCGAGGTCGTCGGCACCTATCGGGTGCTGCCGCCGGAGCGCGCCCGGGTCGCCGGGCGGCTCTACTCCGAGACCGAGTTCGACCTGTCCCGGCTGGCCCCCATCCGCGACGGCCTCGTCGAGGTGGGCCGCTCCTGCGTCCACCCCGCCCACCGCAACGGCGCCGTCATCGCGCTCGTCTGGGCCGGGCTCGCCCGCTACATGACCCGCACCGGCCACACCTGGCTGTCCGGCTGCTGCTCGGTGCCGCTCGCCGACGGCGGCGGGCTCGCCGCCGCGACCTGGGACGCCGTCAAGGCCAGGCACCTCGCTCCGGAGGACTACTGGGTCACCCCGCACAAGCTCTGGAGCGCGGACGGCATCGCCCGCCCCGAGGGCCGCACCGAACTCCCCCCGCTGCTGCGCGGCTACCTGCGTCTCGGGGCCTGGGTCTGCGGCGCGCCCGCCCACGACCCCGACTTCGGCGTCGCCGACCTCTACGTCCTGCTCTCGCTGCGCCGCACCAACCCCCGCTACCTGCGGCACTTCCTGTCCCTGGCGCCGGTGAAATGA
- a CDS encoding lysophospholipid acyltransferase family protein, whose amino-acid sequence MSVWLPTAPCTPADCASPRWPTVRRSTAVLRLAAGTAAVLAGVVLAPVAVPLGPAGRARLAALWCRTVMRAFGVRIRVTGAVPGERVPGRPGPGTLVVPNHISWLDIPLVASVLPGRMLAKREVRRWPVLGPLARFGGTLFVDRDRLRELPAVVGAMAGVLRRGSRVVVFPEGSTWCGRERGRFRYAAFQAALDAGAVVQPVHIAYRPVGAAAFVGDDALGASLWRVATAAGLTAEITVLPPIPAAAHADRRSLARAAQRALGRAAVPGATAVPHRRPGGPRTIPAQTIVDRDSANLPSASVHHSVSFIPAAASSERTPS is encoded by the coding sequence ATGAGCGTCTGGCTGCCCACGGCGCCCTGCACGCCCGCCGACTGCGCGTCCCCGCGATGGCCGACCGTGCGGCGGTCCACCGCGGTCCTCCGCCTGGCCGCCGGTACGGCGGCGGTCCTCGCGGGCGTCGTACTCGCACCGGTGGCGGTCCCCCTCGGCCCGGCCGGCCGAGCCCGTCTCGCCGCACTGTGGTGCCGCACGGTGATGCGGGCCTTCGGCGTACGGATCCGGGTGACCGGCGCCGTCCCGGGGGAGCGGGTGCCCGGGCGTCCCGGACCGGGCACGCTCGTCGTCCCCAACCACATCTCCTGGCTGGACATCCCGCTCGTCGCCTCGGTCCTGCCCGGGCGGATGCTGGCCAAGCGCGAGGTGCGGCGGTGGCCCGTGCTCGGACCGCTCGCCCGGTTCGGCGGCACCCTGTTCGTCGACCGAGACCGGCTGCGCGAACTCCCCGCGGTCGTCGGCGCCATGGCCGGCGTGCTCCGGCGCGGCTCGCGGGTGGTGGTGTTCCCCGAGGGGTCCACCTGGTGCGGCCGGGAGCGGGGCCGCTTCCGGTACGCGGCGTTCCAGGCGGCGCTCGACGCCGGCGCGGTCGTGCAGCCCGTGCACATCGCCTACCGGCCCGTCGGCGCGGCCGCGTTCGTCGGCGACGACGCGCTGGGTGCCTCGCTGTGGCGGGTCGCGACGGCCGCCGGGCTGACCGCGGAGATCACCGTACTGCCGCCGATCCCCGCGGCGGCCCACGCCGACCGCCGCTCACTCGCCCGGGCGGCCCAGCGGGCCCTCGGCCGGGCGGCGGTGCCCGGCGCCACCGCCGTCCCGCACCGGCGACCCGGTGGGCCGCGGACGATCCCCGCTCAGACCATCGTCGACAGGGACAGCGCGAACCTGCCCTCCGCGTCGGTCCACCACTCGGTGAGCTTCATCCCCGCGGCCGCGAGCTCCGAACGCACCCCTTCCTGA
- the egtD gene encoding L-histidine N(alpha)-methyltransferase, whose amino-acid sequence MSPFQLTRTLPEDATSAALRADVRHGLTRSPKELPPKWFYDARGSELFEEITRLPEYYPTRAEREILAGRARDIAAATGARTLVELGSGSSEKTRFLLDALPDLHSYIPVDVSESALTGAGEALLADRPGLHVHALIADFTHVLALPDAPGPRLVAFLGGTVGNLLPDERADFLRSVRALLAPGDALLLGTDLVKDERVLVAAYDDAAGVTADFNKNVLAVVNRELDADFPLDGFDHVAVWNDRREWIEMRLRARERANVKIRGLDLVVPFEAGEEIRTEVSAKFRQEGVRSELAAAGMKLTEWWTDAEGRFALSLSTMV is encoded by the coding sequence GTGAGCCCGTTCCAGCTGACCCGCACCCTGCCCGAGGACGCCACGAGTGCCGCGCTGCGCGCCGATGTGCGGCACGGCCTGACCCGCAGCCCCAAGGAGCTGCCGCCGAAGTGGTTCTACGACGCCCGCGGCAGCGAGCTGTTCGAGGAGATCACCCGGCTGCCCGAGTACTACCCGACGCGCGCCGAGCGGGAGATCCTCGCCGGCCGGGCCCGGGACATCGCCGCCGCGACCGGCGCCCGCACCCTGGTGGAGCTCGGCTCCGGCTCGTCGGAGAAGACCCGCTTCCTGCTGGACGCCCTGCCGGACCTGCACAGCTACATCCCGGTGGACGTGAGCGAGAGCGCGCTGACCGGGGCCGGCGAGGCGCTGCTGGCGGACCGGCCGGGGCTCCATGTGCACGCGCTGATCGCGGACTTCACCCATGTACTGGCCCTGCCGGACGCCCCCGGCCCGCGGCTGGTCGCGTTCCTCGGCGGAACGGTCGGCAATCTGCTGCCCGACGAGCGCGCGGACTTCCTGCGGTCCGTCCGGGCGCTCCTCGCGCCCGGGGACGCGCTGCTGCTGGGCACGGACCTGGTGAAGGACGAGCGGGTGCTGGTGGCCGCGTACGACGACGCGGCCGGCGTCACGGCCGACTTCAACAAGAACGTGCTCGCCGTGGTCAACCGGGAGCTGGACGCGGACTTCCCCCTGGACGGCTTCGACCACGTGGCCGTCTGGAACGACCGCCGGGAGTGGATCGAGATGCGCCTGCGCGCACGCGAGCGGGCGAATGTGAAGATCCGCGGGCTGGATCTCGTCGTTCCGTTCGAGGCGGGCGAGGAGATCCGTACGGAGGTCTCCGCGAAGTTCCGTCAGGAAGGGGTGCGTTCGGAGCTCGCGGCCGCGGGGATGAAGCTCACCGAGTGGTGGACCGACGCGGAGGGCAGGTTCGCGCTGTCCCTGTCGACGATGGTCTGA
- the egtC gene encoding ergothioneine biosynthesis protein EgtC — MCRHIAFVGRPEALGELLVRPPHALLRQSWAPRRQRHGTVNADGFGVGWYAEGDPVPARYRRAGPVWADPSFADLARVVRSEALLAAVRDATEAGADGEAAAAPFAAGPWLFSHNGAVRGWPGSMGPLAAALPATELLSLEARCDSALVWALVLHRLRDGDEPGQAVADTVLDAARAAPGSRLNLLLTDGVTIAATAWGDTLWYLAEPGRGTVVASEPYDDDPRWCEVPDRALLTATRTDVLLTPLKEPSA; from the coding sequence ATGTGTCGTCATATCGCCTTCGTCGGGCGGCCGGAAGCCCTGGGGGAGCTGCTGGTGCGGCCGCCGCACGCGCTGCTGCGGCAGTCGTGGGCGCCGCGCCGGCAGCGGCACGGGACGGTGAACGCGGACGGCTTCGGCGTGGGATGGTACGCCGAAGGCGATCCGGTCCCGGCCCGCTACCGGCGTGCCGGGCCCGTCTGGGCCGACCCGTCCTTCGCCGACCTGGCCCGGGTGGTCCGCAGCGAGGCGCTGCTGGCCGCCGTCCGGGACGCGACGGAGGCCGGCGCGGACGGCGAGGCCGCGGCCGCCCCGTTCGCCGCCGGTCCCTGGCTGTTCAGCCACAACGGAGCCGTGCGCGGCTGGCCCGGCAGCATGGGCCCGCTCGCCGCCGCGCTGCCCGCCACGGAACTGCTGTCGCTGGAGGCCCGCTGCGACTCCGCCCTGGTGTGGGCGCTGGTGCTGCACCGGCTGCGGGACGGCGACGAGCCGGGCCAGGCCGTCGCCGACACCGTGCTCGACGCGGCCCGGGCCGCGCCGGGCTCCCGGCTCAACCTGCTGCTGACCGACGGCGTGACGATCGCCGCGACCGCCTGGGGCGACACGCTCTGGTACCTGGCCGAACCCGGCCGGGGCACGGTCGTGGCGTCGGAGCCGTACGACGACGACCCCCGATGGTGCGAGGTGCCCGACCGAGCGCTGCTCACGGCGACCCGTACCGACGTACTACTGACCCCGCTCAAGGAGCCGTCCGCGTGA
- the egtB gene encoding ergothioneine biosynthesis protein EgtB: MTETPVAADEVLRKRALDALTTARARTRLLTECVDDGELTAQHSPLMSPLVWDLAHIGNQEEQWLLRAVAGREAIRPEIDSVYDAFEHPRAERPALPLLSPTESRTYASDIRGRVLDVLEAHPLHGSPLVDSAFAFGMIAQHEQQHDETMLITHQLRRGPAALDAPDPPGGGTAGLPAEVPVPAGPFTMGTSAEPWALDNERPAHHRHVDAFFIDTTPVTNGAFQAFVADGGYTDERWWAPEGWEQIRRHGIGAPLFWRCEGGQWLRRRFGVTEPVPEDEPVLHVSWYEADAYARWAGRRLPTEAEWEKAARHDPASGRSRRYPWGDDDPTPERANLGQRHLRPAPAGAYPEGASPCGARQLIGDVWEWTSSDFLPYPGFAAFPYREYSEVFFGPGHKVLRGGSFAVDPVACRGTFRNWDLPVRRQIFSGFRTARDA, from the coding sequence ATGACCGAGACCCCGGTGGCCGCGGACGAGGTGCTCAGGAAGCGCGCCCTGGACGCGCTGACCACGGCCAGGGCCCGCACCAGGCTGCTGACGGAGTGCGTCGACGACGGCGAACTCACCGCCCAGCACTCGCCCCTGATGTCCCCGCTCGTGTGGGACCTGGCGCACATCGGCAACCAGGAGGAGCAGTGGCTCCTGCGGGCCGTCGCCGGACGGGAGGCGATCCGGCCCGAGATCGACTCCGTGTACGACGCGTTCGAGCACCCGCGTGCGGAGCGCCCGGCCCTGCCGCTGCTGTCCCCCACCGAGTCCCGGACGTACGCCTCCGACATCCGCGGCCGGGTGCTGGACGTCCTGGAGGCGCACCCGCTGCACGGCAGCCCCCTGGTGGACTCCGCCTTCGCCTTCGGGATGATCGCGCAGCACGAGCAGCAGCACGACGAGACCATGCTCATCACCCATCAGCTGCGCCGCGGCCCGGCGGCGCTGGACGCCCCCGACCCGCCCGGGGGCGGCACCGCCGGGCTGCCGGCCGAAGTGCCCGTGCCGGCCGGGCCGTTCACCATGGGCACCTCCGCCGAGCCGTGGGCGCTGGACAACGAACGGCCCGCGCACCACCGCCATGTGGACGCGTTCTTCATCGACACCACGCCCGTCACCAACGGCGCCTTCCAGGCGTTCGTCGCGGACGGCGGCTACACCGACGAGCGCTGGTGGGCACCCGAGGGCTGGGAGCAGATCCGCCGGCACGGCATCGGCGCGCCGCTGTTCTGGCGGTGCGAGGGCGGCCAGTGGCTGCGCCGCCGGTTCGGGGTGACCGAGCCGGTGCCCGAGGACGAGCCGGTACTGCACGTCAGCTGGTACGAGGCGGACGCCTACGCGCGCTGGGCGGGACGGCGGCTGCCCACGGAGGCCGAGTGGGAGAAGGCCGCCCGGCACGATCCCGCGTCCGGCCGTTCGCGGCGCTACCCGTGGGGCGACGACGACCCGACGCCCGAGCGGGCCAACCTGGGGCAGCGGCACCTTCGTCCGGCGCCCGCGGGGGCGTACCCGGAGGGCGCCTCGCCGTGCGGGGCCCGGCAGCTGATCGGCGACGTGTGGGAGTGGACGTCGAGCGACTTCCTGCCGTACCCGGGGTTCGCGGCGTTCCCGTACCGCGAGTACTCGGAGGTGTTCTTCGGCCCCGGGCACAAGGTGCTGCGGGGCGGCTCGTTCGCGGTGGACCCGGTGGCCTGCCGGGGCACGTTCCGCAACTGGGACCTTCCGGTGCGCCGGCAGATCTTCTCCGGCTTCCGTACCGCCCGGGATGCCTGA
- the egtA gene encoding ergothioneine biosynthesis glutamate--cysteine ligase EgtA, whose product MAAPGRAGSAPPLSEDDAEELLRCICFKTGPPRTVGVELEWLVHDRHLPHLPVDEARLDRAFAGLRGLALGSALTFEPGGQLELSSPPAASLMECIDSTTADLAAVRTALARSGLVLTGCGHDPWNPPRRLLREPRYDAMEACLDRTGPAGRSMMCSTASVQVCLDAGYEEPGPLGLGRRWQLAHLLGAVLVAAFANSPAGAGGETGWRSTRQALWADLDPARALAPPPGAPPRDAWAAHVLDTPVMCVRAAQGPWPVPEGLTFREWIRSGKPRPPTRADLDYHMTTLFPPVRPRGHLELRMIDAQPGETGWMVPLAVTTALFDDPEAAETAYRTVKPLAETAGPLPAPRNPLWVGAARHGLSDPELHGAAVGCFAVALEALPRLGASKAVQDAVAAFHERHVLPGRCPADDFPLLSKETRS is encoded by the coding sequence ATGGCAGCACCGGGCCGCGCGGGCAGTGCCCCGCCGCTCTCCGAGGACGACGCCGAGGAACTGCTCCGATGTATCTGCTTCAAGACGGGCCCGCCCCGCACCGTCGGAGTGGAGCTGGAATGGCTTGTGCACGACCGGCATCTGCCGCACCTGCCCGTCGACGAGGCCCGTCTCGACCGGGCATTCGCCGGACTGCGGGGCCTGGCCCTCGGTTCGGCGCTCACCTTCGAACCGGGCGGGCAGCTGGAGCTCAGCTCGCCGCCCGCCGCGTCGCTGATGGAGTGCATCGACTCCACCACGGCCGATCTTGCCGCCGTGCGGACCGCGCTGGCCCGCTCCGGGCTGGTGCTCACCGGGTGCGGCCACGACCCCTGGAACCCGCCGCGCCGGCTGCTGCGCGAACCCCGGTACGACGCCATGGAGGCGTGCCTGGACCGCACCGGCCCCGCCGGGCGGTCCATGATGTGCTCCACCGCGTCCGTGCAGGTGTGCCTGGACGCCGGGTACGAGGAGCCGGGTCCGCTGGGCCTCGGCCGCCGCTGGCAGCTGGCGCACCTGCTGGGGGCCGTGCTCGTCGCCGCCTTCGCCAACTCGCCGGCCGGAGCGGGCGGGGAGACCGGCTGGCGCTCGACCCGGCAGGCGCTGTGGGCCGATCTGGACCCGGCGCGGGCCCTGGCACCGCCCCCGGGGGCACCACCCCGTGACGCCTGGGCGGCGCATGTGCTGGACACGCCGGTGATGTGCGTCCGTGCCGCCCAGGGTCCGTGGCCGGTACCGGAGGGGCTGACCTTCCGGGAGTGGATCCGGTCCGGGAAGCCCCGGCCGCCCACCCGCGCCGACCTCGACTACCACATGACCACGCTGTTCCCGCCGGTGCGGCCGCGCGGGCACCTCGAACTGCGCATGATCGACGCGCAGCCGGGAGAGACGGGCTGGATGGTCCCGCTCGCCGTCACCACGGCCCTCTTCGACGACCCGGAGGCCGCCGAGACCGCCTACCGCACGGTCAAGCCGCTCGCCGAGACCGCCGGCCCGCTGCCCGCGCCCCGCAACCCGCTGTGGGTGGGCGCCGCACGGCACGGCCTGTCCGACCCCGAGCTGCACGGCGCCGCAGTCGGCTGCTTCGCCGTCGCCCTGGAGGCCCTCCCCCGGCTGGGCGCCTCGAAGGCCGTACAGGACGCGGTCGCCGCGTTCCACGAGCGCCATGTACTGCCCGGCCGGTGCCCGGCCGACGACTTCCCGCTCCTCAGCAAGGAGACCCGCTCATGA